The window CTACCTGGTTTCAGTGCTTCGATCTTCAGATGGCATGGCTCGTATAGATGTGTTTGTATGAAGTTCAGTAGGTCTTCCATTTTCTTTCTGCTGTGATTGTAACTAAGAATAACGCAGTATTAGTTCAGTAACTGAATGGCAAAGCCGGCAACGGCAATAAAGAGGCACAAGGGTGAAAAGAGCTTTGTGTCCATTTTTCCAAAAGGGGTTTGTTTTATCTTTTTAAAGAAGCCTACATATTTAAACTCCCCGACAGCACGGAGCAAAAAGATGGACGGGATGATCCAGCCACCGTAATTGAAAATCCAGTCCGGAAGGCTGGCTTTAAGTACCCCGGCACCGATCAGGTAAAAAACGCCAAAAGCTATCAGTCCCGTACCTACAATGGCACTATCTGCTTTTTTCGGGTTTAAGACCCTTTTCCCGTTTTCGTCGGTGGGCAGGGCTACAGCCAGTCCGAAATTACCTCCAATAACCCAGTTGTAATGAACAAGGCCGAGTGCTATAAAAATAATGCTCAGGAATAAAGGTAAAATCATAGATTGACGAATTACAACTGGTTGCCGCAAAGGCTTTTTAATACTACTTTTTTTTGATACTCCAAAAATAAAAAGATGTAAGATATTTCGTTGTCGGTTTTAGAAATAATTAACAAGCTGAAAGCAGAAAAAAATAGCTGTATTTCTTATTCTGCCGGAGTAGTTTGTTCTATAAGACCTAAAATAAACTCTACCCTTTCGTTCACAGGCATTTTTGGGATTTCAATAATTGCATATCCATAATTTTTATAGGTCTCGGTCATTTTTTCAAATGTCAGAACAGCTTCATTCCAATCCTGTTTTCTTTCGTTGTCTTTTTCGTAGATATCGCGCCATGGGGGGAAAATAAATACATTTTTATGATATCGCCACTTTTTTGCATAAGATTCCATTTGTTCGCTTATTTCAGAGCCAATGAGTTTTGCATAACAAACAGCATCTAAAAAACCCCGGTCAAAAAAGACCGGTTTTTCCTTGTTTTCCGTTCTCCCTGTCTGTTCAAAGCTTTTTACCGAACGTTCAAACATCAGATCTTTGTATAGTTCCTTGTTTTTCCATGGCAGGGCATTTCCGTTATTTTGGTTTTGTTCCCTTATCAGTTCACGGGCAATTTCGGGAATAACCTTATAGTTTCTGTTTTCTAATTCTTTTAGAACGGTAGTTTTTCCAACACCGGGACCGCCTGTTATTACGAAAAAATTGTTATTTATTTTAATCTTTGTCATTGCCAGTCAGAATTCTGTTTATACAGTTCATTATTTTCGCTGCTATCGTTTTATCCTATAGCCTTCAGGGAAGGGGAAGCGGCTGAAATCGAAGCTGTTATACCCGTCCATTGGGATTTATTACTCCGGGGCCGTTTGTTTTTTAATAGTGAACGATGCTGTAAGTCCGACACTAAAGTTTCGCGGAAGCTTTTCAACACCGAAGATTGCCCTGGAATGAGTGCCTTTGTTATCAAGGATTTTCACGAACAAATCTGAAGCTCCGTTAACAACGACGGGTGATTCGTCCCAATCAAATCCCGATTGGAAATACGCATCAATATGGTTTAAACCAACGATATTATCAAACCCTATTTTATGATGTACTTGTGCCAAAACATTCAATGCACACAGCTCCATTGCTTTATAACCTGCTTCGGTTGAGATTTCCGTTCCTAAGCGGCCCTGAAATTGATAGTTGTTATTTAAGATCGGAAACTGGATTGCTATATATGCTATGTTCTCTCTGATATTAACTGACACATAATTTCCGCCTGGTGTGGAAACGTCAGGAAGTTTATATCCCAGTTTTTTTAAATTTTCTATTGGGGTCATTGTTTTTTGCATGTTGTAAAAAAATTAATTATCTCGGAGCAGGCTCATGAGACACCCGCCTGAATGGAACGGACAGGTTAAAAGGAAAACCTAAAAGTATTTCGAAGCAAGCCCTATGAAATTTTTTTCGGGGGTATTTCACAAAACAAAAGTCGGAACACCGATATATGTTATCAGGACTAAACCTCGATGATCGAGTAAAGGTAGTAAAAGCGACTATAGAATCGATATTTCTTTAAGAGGTATCATCTTAATCAGATTAGATCTTTAGTCAAATAATGTGAAGCATAACCTTTGGGTCTGTCGTTTATTGTCGCTATATGAACATATCCTACTTTTTCATAAAAAGGTTTTGCCTGCCAGCTTGTAGTTTCTACAAAAGCTTTTTCACAACCCTTTTCTTTAGCGAAGCTTTCAGTAGCATTCATTAAATCTTTTCCGACGCCTTTTCCCCGACAATCTTCCGATAACCAAAGTAATTCTATATGCAAGGTGTTCCAAAAACAGGTTGCTCTTACTCCTCCAATAACCTGATCTAACTTATTTCGGACAAAAACGAAAAACTTCACTTCTTTTTCAATGGGTTCCAGGTCCGGTATTTTAGCGTTATTAAAGTCAATGATTCCTTGACTGATTGTTTTTGCGTCTTGTTCTTTAGGTCTTTCTGTTACTTCAATGTTCATTTATGCTCAGATGTTTTTTTTATAATTAGGCTGGAATGAATAATAAAGACAAGGTTGAGATTAATGATATTCTCACCTCATATCGATTTGTGTTCTTAGATTTTGTAACAGAGTGCAAGGTAGCTAAAATAGTTGTAGGCTGATATACCTTTGGAAGGTCTACCTAGAAGGTTGTCGTTAGTCTGACAGCAAATTTTATTTGCCGACCGAATCGTATTTATCATGGTGTTGTTGGGTTTTATGGCACGAGTGTGATGCTAGTGTTAGCGGGGAAACCTTAATAATGTATAAAAGTAACTCGTTTAATCGTGGTTTTGGAATTTCTTTTAGATTTCTCCGTTTATAAAAGGAGCTATCTTATTTCTTTCTGTTTGGGATAAAGAGTTGTAGAATGCGGTCATCTTTGCTTTAATGTAAGATATTCGTACTGCCCTGATAATTTTAGGAGCATTTTCAGTATCGCTGGCTCTTACCATTATGCCTGTCAACTGTCCTTCCGAATTAAAAACTCCCCCACCGCTCATACCGGCTATGCCCTGAGCATCGATAAAGAACTCAGCATCGGAATTGTACGGAATATCGCCTTCCGGATCACCGGCCTCCTGTAATTTGGTAATGATTTCCTGTGCTTCAGAATCAGATAACACCTTTCCGTAGGCAACAGCTCCATTGGGATATGTATCACTATCCTGCGGATAACCCAGGGCCAGTACATTTTCTCCGGTATCGGGAGTGTTCCATGTTTCATCGGCTTTCGAACGATTTTCCGGATCAAACATTTCCAGCGGGGTATTGGTATTTACCAGATCAGGGTATTGTGGAAATTGACTTTGCTCTACCCGCTGATTATCGATAATCCCGATGTAGAAATCTTCTTCCGGAAGGATGGTAGTGTTGGTAGCTGAAGGAGAGATGGCAAAATGCATCAGGGGGAAATCTGATATTAACATATCTCCCAATGTTATACCTCCATTTGGAGGAGGCATCTGCGAGGTTTCAAATATTCCCAGGTTTTCAGCAGTAGTGTCGAAGTATTCAGCATCATCAGAACTCCAGCCGTTCAGGCCATAAACATGGTTTGCACTGATATATAGACCCAAACCGTAGTCGTTTTTTCTGCTCCATAAGGTTTTAGACCCCGGCCCCCTTTTCCCTACACTGCCCCTGACTTTATGAAGCAGTTCTATTAGGTTTTGGTCATTGCCGTTCAATACTGTTTCTATTTTGGTAAGCTGACCCGAATCGTCTGAATCAGGCGGCTGGTTTGTATTATCGCTTTTTGAACAATTGACAAGCGTGAAGGCTAAGCAAATAATAAACAGGAGCTTTAATAAGGTGTTTTTCATCTGTTTGAAATTATCTAATGATATTACAATAAACGGCTGTAAAATTTATAGTCTTTTGTTGTTATTCTGATTTCGTTTGGTATTTAATTTAAAGATGGAAGTTTCTTAAAAGGGTTGCTTTACTGTAGGGTGTTTCTTTTGGAAAAGGTTTAAAAGCCTTCCTGAGTTTCCCGGGACTCTTTTTATCCGCTAAAAATCGAACTGGAGTTGTATGGAAAGCGGTTTTTCGGAAATATCTTTTTTCTTTTCGGTATTTAGATTAGATACTGAAATACCGAGCAATCGAACAGAATTATGAGGTTTTTCCTGGTAGAGTAATTCTTTTACCGTGTCTAATATTAAATGTTTATCGGCTATAAAATAAGGCAGGGTTTTGCTGCGGGTCTGCTGTTCGAAATCGCTGTATTTTATTTTCAGGGTAATGGTCTTACCTGAGATCTTACTTTTTTTTAGTCGCTTTTCAAGTTCATCGGCAATACGTTCTAATTTTTCGAACATAAAAACCTCACTGCTCAGGTTTTCAAAAAAAGTACGTTCGGCACCAACCGATTTAGGTATCCGGTGTGGTTTTACCGGACTGTTATGTATACCGCGTACCACATGGTAATAGAAAGAACCGCTTTTGCCAAAATGACTGCTAAGAAATTCAACAGGCTTTTCCTTCAGGTCTTTTCCGGTAAAAATTCCCAGCTGATACATTTTTTCTGCCGTTACCTTGCCTACCCCATAGAACTTGCGAATGTCTAACGCTTCTAAAAATTGCGTTACTTCTTCGGGTGGCACCGTTTTTTGTCCGTTAGGTTTATTGAAATCGCTGGCCACTTTGGCAATGAACTTATTGATGGAGATGCCTGCAGAAGCATTGAGTCCGATCTCGTCTTTAATGCGTTGCCGTATTTCTTTGGCAATAAGTGTTGCCGAGGGAATTCCTTTTTTGTTTTCGGTAACATCAAGATAAGCCTCATCGAGCGATAGCGGTTCTACCAGGTCGGTATAGTCGAAAAAGATCTTTCGTATTTTTTTAGAAAGCTCTTTATACCTGTCGAAACGAGGCTTAACAAAAACGAGCTCCGGACATTTCTTTTTTGCCAGGTAGCCACTCATGGCGCTTCTAACACCAAACTTTCTGGCCTCGTAACTGGCGGCAGAAACAACACCACGCTTTTCACCGCCACCCACAGCAATAGCTTTTCCTTTTAGTTCGGGGTTGTCCATTTGTTCAACCGAAGCGTAAAAGGCATCCATATCGACGTGGATTATTTTTCTATCTGGCGGACGTTGTTCCATACCACAAATTTAGTGTAATTTAGGCGTATGAATAAAACAGCAATCATACTTGGTGCAACAGGTTTAACCGGGGGGATGCTTTTAGAAGGGCTACTGAAAGATGAGGCATATGAGAGGGTGAAAGTGTTTACACGAAGCCCCTTGCGGAAGAAGCATCCTAAACTGAAGGAGTATATTATTGATGTATTCGAACTGGAAAAGCACCAAAAAGATTTTACTGCCGATGTGGTTTTTTGCTGTGTAGGAACTACGGCAGCCAAGACTCCCGATCAGGAAACTTACCGGAAGATTGATTGCGGGATTCCGGTGGCGGCAGCCGGATTATGTGCACAAAACAAAATCGGTACTTTTATTGTAATTTCGGCACTTGGAGCCAATATCAACAGCCGTGTTTTTTATAACCGGATCAAAGGAGAAATGGAAACAGCTGTCTTGAAGCAGGGGATACCGCGTACATATATATTGCAGCCTTCATTGATCGGAGGAAAGAGAAGCGAGAAACGTGCCGGCGAATATATGGCCAAGCAGTTGATGAAGGCCATGAATTGGGTTATGGTAGGCCCGATAAAAAAATATAAGTCTATACACCCGGAAACGATTGTTAGTACAATGTTGTGGCTGGTTATAAACGATTACAAAACACCTAGAATAAAAAGCGATAAAATAAAAGAAATAGCCGAGAGAATATGATAGAGATAGAGCGTAAGTTTTTGGTAAAGTCTGCCGATTTTAAAAATGATGCGGAAACGAACCAACGAATCGTACAGGGTTTTTTAAACTCGCATCCAAATAGAACAGTAAGGGTGAGAATAAAAGGCGGCAAGGGATTTTTAACCGTTAAGGGAAAGTCTTCTGCCAACGGAACTACCCGTTTTGAATGGGAGAGGGAAGTACCTGTACAGGAAGCAGAATCGTTGTTGAATCTGTGTGAAGAAGGGGTTATTGATAAGATGCGATACGAGGTTGTACTGGGGAATCATGTTTTTGAAGTCGATGAGTTTTTTGGCGATAACGAAGGATTGATAGTTGCCGAGGTGGAGCTGGCGAGTGAAGATGAAAACTTTGAAAGGCCCGGATGGCTTGGCGATGAAGTAACCGGCGATATACGATATTATAATTCTCAACTCAGTAAACAACCATATAAAACATGGAACTTATGAAACACCTTGCATTATTTTTATGTTTAATTAGTCTCGTTGGATGTAAAAACGAAAACGCGTCTGAGAAAAGTCCTGAAGAGGTAAAAGCTATTGAAGCTATTACAGCTGAGATATCTGTTGATGAAGAAAAGGAAACAATAGCCAATCTTAAAAAGAAGCTATTAAAAGAAGGGTATCAGTTATTCGATTATGTAGATGCAAAAACAAAGGATACGATCCTGATGCAGCAATACTTTATTGCTTTTTTAAAAAAGGGACCGCAGCGATCTCAAACCAAAGAAGAAGCGGATAGTTTACAGAAACTTCATTTGGGTCATTTGGGAAAAATGTATGAAGAAGGTTATGCAGATATTTCCGGACCTTTTGGTGATGATGGAGAGATAAGAGGAATTACCATTTACAATGTACCTACACTAAAAATGGCAGACAGTCTGGCAAATTTAGATCCGATGGTTAAAGCCGGACGTCTGGTTATTGAAGTGCATCCCTGGTGGGCAGCTAAAGGATTTCCATTGCGATAAAAAAGAAACTGTCCTGCTTCAAGAGACTAAGAAAGACAGGACAGTTCCACTAACCAACCAAACAATCATGAATTGTATTAATGCCAACCTCCACCGAGTGAACGGTATAATGTAATAACAGATTGCAACTGATTTAGCTTCGTGTCTATTACATTGAGTTCGGCATTTAGAGCATTTTGTCGTGCCGTTAAAAGATCAAGATAGGTTGCATAACCGCTGTTCAGCAATTCTTCTGAATTGGTTTCAGCTTGTCTTAATGCCTCTACTTCTTTTTCCCTGTATTCGTATTTATCAGTTTCGGCATTTAAAGTATATAAAGCGTCAGATACTTCCTGACCTGCAACCAACAACGACTTTTTAAAATTTAACAAGGCTTGTTCTTGTTGTGCTTTGGCTACTTCGTATTGTGTACGGATCTTCCTTTTGTTAAAAATGGGCTGTGCAAGTCCACCAACAAGATTGGCAAACAACGAACCGGCATCAATCCATTTATCAAATTCGATACTTTGAAAACCACCTGTTGCCGAAAGTGTTATTGACGGGTAAAAGCTGCTTCTGGCTACGTTTGTAAGTTCAAAAGCATTTACCAATCCATATTCAGCAGCCATGATATCAGGTCTGTTTCTTAATAATAAAGAAGAGAGTCCTATTTCCAGATCGTTTTTAACTGTTTGTTCTTCCAGTTTGTTTCTCTCGTACCCCTGTGCTGCTTTTCCGAGTAAAATACTCATGGCATTCTCAGTCTGGAAAATAGTACGTTCGATATCTACCTGTAGCGCTTGTGCGTTATAAAGTTGGGCCGCTGTTTGGTCGACTGCAACCTGGTTAACATTACCGGCTTCTTTTAAAGCTTTGATGGTTTCTAAGCTATTGGTTCTGTTAATAATTGTTTCTTCCGTTACCTCCAATTGCGCATCTAGAGCAACCAACCGGTAATAAGTAGAAGCGATCTGGGCAACTAAAACCGTTTTAACAGCCTTATGGGCTTCGATACTTTGCAGGTAGGAAGCTTGCGTAGCTCTTCTGTTGCTTCTTATTTTTCCCCAGATATCTGCTTCCCACGAAAGGTTTGCAGACAGGTCGTATTGTTGTATCGATCCGTCAAAAAACGACCCGAACTGGCTATTGCCTGCCAGTTCCTGATGCGTAACTGAAGTATTGCCGTTTAACGATGGTAAATAACCTGCTTTTCCTTGTTTCATATAAGCTTCGGCGGCTATTACCTGCTGAAGGGCAATTCGGATATCGATGTTGTTTTGTAGCCCTTCCTCGATATACCCTTCCAGCAGCGGATCTGAGAATAGGTCCCTCCAGGATATATCGGCGGCCGATATACTATCCTGAGGGAGGTTGTCTGTTCTGTATAAACTGTCGGCCTCTTCTAATTCAGGGCGTTCGTAGTTTTTGGCAACGAAGCACGATTGTACTGTGAAGGCAACAACTGACAGCAATAAGAATTTATATATATATGTTCTTTTCATAATCTATGTTTATGCTTCTTCTGTTTCTAACTTTACTTCCGGAGCACCGGTAACTTTTTCTTGTAACCACTGGAAGACGATAAATAGTACCGGGATGATAAACACTCCGATAATTGTACCGATAAGCATACCTCCGGCAGCACCTGTACCGATTGAATTGTTACCTTCCGCACCTACCCCTTTAGCTAATACCAATGGCATTAAACCGAGGATGAATGCAAAGGAGGTCATTAAAATCGGCCTCAGACGCGATTTGGCACCTGCGATAGCAGCATCGGTAATAGAGAGTCCCTGTTCCCGGCGCTGTTTCGCAAACTCTACGATCAGGATGGCATTTTTAGCCAAAAGACCTATAAGCATGATAAGTGCGATCTGGAAATATATATTGTTCTCCAAACCGGCAAATTTGGTCGATATATAAGCTCCTGCAACACCTACCGGCAGCGATAACAATACCGAGAACGGCAGGATGTAACTTTCATACTGAGCAGCCAGCAGGAAGTAAACGAATACAATACTTAATATAAACACGATACCGGATGAACCTGCTGAAGCAATCTCTTCTCTTGTAATACCGGAGAAAGCAACTTCGTAGTTATTAGGCAAGTGTTCTTCAGCAACTTCTGTGACGGCCTTAATGGCATCACCGGAACTGTAGCCGGGAGTTGCGGAACCGTTAACTGTTACCGAATTAAACAAGTTAAAACGACTTACTGTTTGCGGACCATAAACACGATCAAGAGTAACGAACTCAGAAACCGGGGCCATTTCGCCTTTATTGTTTTTAACATACATACTGTTCAGGCTGGAGATATCTTTACGATCTTCAGGGTCTGATTGTACATATACTCTGAACTGCTTACCGAATCTACTAAAGTCGGCGGCGTAATATCCACCGATATAGCCTTGCAGCGTTGCTAAAATACTACTTACGCTTACACCTGCTTCTTTTGCTTTCGGGATATTAACATCCAGCTCCAACTGAGGGAAATTAGTACTGAAAGAGTTCGAAGCAAATCCTACTTCGGGCCTTTGATTTAATGCTCCTACAAATTCTTTGGCTACCTTATCAAGGTCCTTCAGGTCTCCCGAAGTACGATCTAATAATCTCATTTCAAATCCGTCTGATGAACCAAAGCCCGGAATACTCGGAGGTGTAAAGAATATGATATTCGCATCGGCCATAGTTGCAGTTCTTGCATACAACTGACCCAAAATTCCATTTACTGACGTGGCATCAGTTTCTCTTTCTTCCCAGTCGTTCAATATAATGAAGCCCATTGCATACGAACTACCTGCACCCGAGAAGAAGTTCTGACCATTAATGATAGAAGCAGTTTTAATACCTTCTATAGAACTCATTGTCTTATACAGATCGTCGGTAACACTATAAGTCCTGTCGAGAGAAGAACCTTGAGGTAATTCAACGTTTACGAAAATAACCCCTCTGTCTTCTGTAGGAACGAATCCTGTCGGTGTGGTGTTATTAGCCCAAATGATAGCAATAACAGCAAGAGCTAATATCCCCCCCGTTATCCATTTGTGTTTTACCAGGAAGCCTAGTGATTTAACGTATTTATTGGTGGTAGCGTTAAAAGCTGCGTTAAAGGCTGCATAGAATCTTTGTAATAAACCTTTCTTTTCGTGTTTGTCCGTATGTGGTTTTAGGAATATCGCACAAAGAGCCGGGCTCAATGTTAAGGCGTTTACCGCAGAAATAAGGATTGCAACAATAAGGGTTACACCAAACTGCTCATAGAATACACCCGAAGGACCCTGGATAAAGGTAATAGGCACAAACACGGCTGCCATTACGAGTGTGATGGAAATAATAGCACCGCTGATCTCACTCATTGCAGAAACAGATGCTTTTCTGGCTGAATCATATCCTTCTTCCAGTTTGGCATGGACCGCTTCAACCACCACAATCGCATCATCCACCACAATACCGATGGCCAGAATAAGAGCAAAAAGTGTTAAGAGGTTGATAGAGTACCCGAAGACACCCAGGAAGAAAAATGTACCTATAATCGCTACCGGAACTGCAATGGCAGGGATCAGTGTCGATTTAAAATCCTGTAAGAAGATAAACACCACAAAGAAAACCAGGATAAAGGCTTCTATAAGCGTGTGCTTAACTTTGTTCATAGACGCAGTTAAGAATTTATTGGTGTCGTAGTTTACCAAATAGTGAACACCTTCAGGGAAATCTTTTTCCAGCTCATCCAGTTTGTCATAAACTTCCTTGATAATTTCCTGTGCATTTGATCCGGCAGTCTGGAATATACCAAAGTTAACTCCCGGATACCCTTTCGATCTTGAGATTGAACTATAGGAAAAAGCATCTAGTTCTACTTTTGCCACATCTTTTAATCGTAAAAACTGACCGTTTCCTAAAGATTTGATAATAATATTATCGTATTCTTCAGCGGTTTTATAACGGCCTTTATATTTAATTACATATTCAAACGACTGCTTTGAGTTTTGTCCGATTGAACCCGCTGCTGCTTCTAAACTCTCCTCGCCGATGGCTTGTACGACTTCGGTTGTTGTTACACCGTAGGAAGCAAGTTTGGTAGGGTCGATCCAGATACGCATTGAATAATCCTTACCACCGAAAACACTTACATCACCAACCCCCGATATACGCTGTATAGCCGGTCTGACATTTATATTGAGATAGTTTTGCACATAGGTGTCATTATAATCGGGATTCTCCGAATACATTGCAACATACATCAGAGCCGAGGTTTGTTGTTTCTGGGTAATAACACCTGAGCGGATCACTTCGGCAGGAAGCAAAGCATTTGCACGGGCTACACGGTTTTGCACGTTTACAGCGGCAATGTCCGGATCGACACCTTGTTCGAAATATACGGT of the Zhouia spongiae genome contains:
- a CDS encoding DUF3995 domain-containing protein, with the protein product MILPLFLSIIFIALGLVHYNWVIGGNFGLAVALPTDENGKRVLNPKKADSAIVGTGLIAFGVFYLIGAGVLKASLPDWIFNYGGWIIPSIFLLRAVGEFKYVGFFKKIKQTPFGKMDTKLFSPLCLFIAVAGFAIQLLN
- a CDS encoding AAA family ATPase, yielding MTKIKINNNFFVITGGPGVGKTTVLKELENRNYKVIPEIARELIREQNQNNGNALPWKNKELYKDLMFERSVKSFEQTGRTENKEKPVFFDRGFLDAVCYAKLIGSEISEQMESYAKKWRYHKNVFIFPPWRDIYEKDNERKQDWNEAVLTFEKMTETYKNYGYAIIEIPKMPVNERVEFILGLIEQTTPAE
- a CDS encoding RidA family protein, translated to MTPIENLKKLGYKLPDVSTPGGNYVSVNIRENIAYIAIQFPILNNNYQFQGRLGTEISTEAGYKAMELCALNVLAQVHHKIGFDNIVGLNHIDAYFQSGFDWDESPVVVNGASDLFVKILDNKGTHSRAIFGVEKLPRNFSVGLTASFTIKKQTAPE
- a CDS encoding GNAT family N-acetyltransferase; translated protein: MNIEVTERPKEQDAKTISQGIIDFNNAKIPDLEPIEKEVKFFVFVRNKLDQVIGGVRATCFWNTLHIELLWLSEDCRGKGVGKDLMNATESFAKEKGCEKAFVETTSWQAKPFYEKVGYVHIATINDRPKGYASHYLTKDLI
- a CDS encoding S1 family peptidase; the protein is MKNTLLKLLFIICLAFTLVNCSKSDNTNQPPDSDDSGQLTKIETVLNGNDQNLIELLHKVRGSVGKRGPGSKTLWSRKNDYGLGLYISANHVYGLNGWSSDDAEYFDTTAENLGIFETSQMPPPNGGITLGDMLISDFPLMHFAISPSATNTTILPEEDFYIGIIDNQRVEQSQFPQYPDLVNTNTPLEMFDPENRSKADETWNTPDTGENVLALGYPQDSDTYPNGAVAYGKVLSDSEAQEIITKLQEAGDPEGDIPYNSDAEFFIDAQGIAGMSGGGVFNSEGQLTGIMVRASDTENAPKIIRAVRISYIKAKMTAFYNSLSQTERNKIAPFINGEI
- the dinB gene encoding DNA polymerase IV, with the translated sequence MEQRPPDRKIIHVDMDAFYASVEQMDNPELKGKAIAVGGGEKRGVVSAASYEARKFGVRSAMSGYLAKKKCPELVFVKPRFDRYKELSKKIRKIFFDYTDLVEPLSLDEAYLDVTENKKGIPSATLIAKEIRQRIKDEIGLNASAGISINKFIAKVASDFNKPNGQKTVPPEEVTQFLEALDIRKFYGVGKVTAEKMYQLGIFTGKDLKEKPVEFLSSHFGKSGSFYYHVVRGIHNSPVKPHRIPKSVGAERTFFENLSSEVFMFEKLERIADELEKRLKKSKISGKTITLKIKYSDFEQQTRSKTLPYFIADKHLILDTVKELLYQEKPHNSVRLLGISVSNLNTEKKKDISEKPLSIQLQFDF
- a CDS encoding NAD(P)H-binding protein — its product is MNKTAIILGATGLTGGMLLEGLLKDEAYERVKVFTRSPLRKKHPKLKEYIIDVFELEKHQKDFTADVVFCCVGTTAAKTPDQETYRKIDCGIPVAAAGLCAQNKIGTFIVISALGANINSRVFYNRIKGEMETAVLKQGIPRTYILQPSLIGGKRSEKRAGEYMAKQLMKAMNWVMVGPIKKYKSIHPETIVSTMLWLVINDYKTPRIKSDKIKEIAERI
- a CDS encoding CYTH domain-containing protein, producing the protein MIEIERKFLVKSADFKNDAETNQRIVQGFLNSHPNRTVRVRIKGGKGFLTVKGKSSANGTTRFEWEREVPVQEAESLLNLCEEGVIDKMRYEVVLGNHVFEVDEFFGDNEGLIVAEVELASEDENFERPGWLGDEVTGDIRYYNSQLSKQPYKTWNL
- a CDS encoding YciI family protein; translation: MKHLALFLCLISLVGCKNENASEKSPEEVKAIEAITAEISVDEEKETIANLKKKLLKEGYQLFDYVDAKTKDTILMQQYFIAFLKKGPQRSQTKEEADSLQKLHLGHLGKMYEEGYADISGPFGDDGEIRGITIYNVPTLKMADSLANLDPMVKAGRLVIEVHPWWAAKGFPLR
- a CDS encoding efflux transporter outer membrane subunit; the protein is MKRTYIYKFLLLSVVAFTVQSCFVAKNYERPELEEADSLYRTDNLPQDSISAADISWRDLFSDPLLEGYIEEGLQNNIDIRIALQQVIAAEAYMKQGKAGYLPSLNGNTSVTHQELAGNSQFGSFFDGSIQQYDLSANLSWEADIWGKIRSNRRATQASYLQSIEAHKAVKTVLVAQIASTYYRLVALDAQLEVTEETIINRTNSLETIKALKEAGNVNQVAVDQTAAQLYNAQALQVDIERTIFQTENAMSILLGKAAQGYERNKLEEQTVKNDLEIGLSSLLLRNRPDIMAAEYGLVNAFELTNVARSSFYPSITLSATGGFQSIEFDKWIDAGSLFANLVGGLAQPIFNKRKIRTQYEVAKAQQEQALLNFKKSLLVAGQEVSDALYTLNAETDKYEYREKEVEALRQAETNSEELLNSGYATYLDLLTARQNALNAELNVIDTKLNQLQSVITLYRSLGGGWH
- a CDS encoding efflux RND transporter permease subunit, producing MLKKFIERPVLSTVISIIIVMLGVLGFYTLPVTQYPDIAPPTVQVNATYPGANAETILESVIIPIEEQINGVEGMTYMTSSASNNGSANITVYFEQGVDPDIAAVNVQNRVARANALLPAEVIRSGVITQKQQTSALMYVAMYSENPDYNDTYVQNYLNINVRPAIQRISGVGDVSVFGGKDYSMRIWIDPTKLASYGVTTTEVVQAIGEESLEAAAGSIGQNSKQSFEYVIKYKGRYKTAEEYDNIIIKSLGNGQFLRLKDVAKVELDAFSYSSISRSKGYPGVNFGIFQTAGSNAQEIIKEVYDKLDELEKDFPEGVHYLVNYDTNKFLTASMNKVKHTLIEAFILVFFVVFIFLQDFKSTLIPAIAVPVAIIGTFFFLGVFGYSINLLTLFALILAIGIVVDDAIVVVEAVHAKLEEGYDSARKASVSAMSEISGAIISITLVMAAVFVPITFIQGPSGVFYEQFGVTLIVAILISAVNALTLSPALCAIFLKPHTDKHEKKGLLQRFYAAFNAAFNATTNKYVKSLGFLVKHKWITGGILALAVIAIIWANNTTPTGFVPTEDRGVIFVNVELPQGSSLDRTYSVTDDLYKTMSSIEGIKTASIINGQNFFSGAGSSYAMGFIILNDWEERETDATSVNGILGQLYARTATMADANIIFFTPPSIPGFGSSDGFEMRLLDRTSGDLKDLDKVAKEFVGALNQRPEVGFASNSFSTNFPQLELDVNIPKAKEAGVSVSSILATLQGYIGGYYAADFSRFGKQFRVYVQSDPEDRKDISSLNSMYVKNNKGEMAPVSEFVTLDRVYGPQTVSRFNLFNSVTVNGSATPGYSSGDAIKAVTEVAEEHLPNNYEVAFSGITREEIASAGSSGIVFILSIVFVYFLLAAQYESYILPFSVLLSLPVGVAGAYISTKFAGLENNIYFQIALIMLIGLLAKNAILIVEFAKQRREQGLSITDAAIAGAKSRLRPILMTSFAFILGLMPLVLAKGVGAEGNNSIGTGAAGGMLIGTIIGVFIIPVLFIVFQWLQEKVTGAPEVKLETEEA